One Candidatus Omnitrophota bacterium genomic window, TTGGTATGTCAATTTATGGTCGGACCGCGCAAGTTATTGCGGAGAAATAGGGCTTCGGTTGCAGAACGGAAAGTTCTTTCCCTTTACGAGGTCAAATGTGGTCCAGACGCCCACAAAGCGGCCGTCTGAGCGTTCCGAAGAGATATGGATGAGAGTGGATGATGATTCAAGCAGAGCCCCGTTCGTTGTGGCGGAGGCAAAATCCGGAAATAAACAGAAGCCGGCGAGAGGCCCTGCGGCATCCGGTTCAAGAAGAATTTATTTGAGCGAGGAAGATGTAAAGGCATATTATTCAAGATTATCGCCGTCATTGCGCGATGTGCTTCGCGAGCGCCTGACGCGCTTCGGAAATAGATACGGCCTCACTGTGAGAAAAGAGGAGAATTTTCTGGATGAAGTTTTGCGCCGGGGGCTGACAAAGGGCCAGTTTTTGAAGAGGATTATTCTGGGGTCTTCCGAGGAACTCGTGCTTATGGGCGGCGCAAGCGAATCGTTGGGCGCCAGCGAAATGGGCGCGAGCGAGCGGATAGACGCAAAGCGGAAATTCTTTTTTGAAGCGGGAACAGAACTTATTGTATACGGCAGGACCGAACCGGATGCGTCAGTGCATCTGGGCGAGAAGCAAATACCCCTACGCAGCGACGGAACATTCACTTTGAGATTTGCCCTTCCCGACGGAGGCAATATCCCCCTTGATTTTACGGCGCGATCGAAAGATAAGCTCGAAAAACGGAGAATCGAGACAGAGGTTTGGCGCAAGTTTACTAAGTACGAATGACCTTCCTGCCGTAATTTAGTTTCGGAGTAAACTCATATGCATAAAGGCTACGTTTCACTTGTATTACATGCGCACCTCCCATTTGTACGCCACCCCGAAGAGGAATATTTTCTGGAAGAGAACTGGCTTTATGAGGCCATCACCGAAACATATATTCCCCTCATACATGTCTTCGAAGGCCTTATTAATGACGGCGTGAATTTTAGGATAACCATGTCCATGACGCCGCCTCTCGTTTCCATGCTAAAGGATCCGCTTCTTCAGGACCGCTACATACGCCATCTTGATAAACTGATAGAACTTTCCGAAAAAGAGATAGAGCGCACAGGCTATCAATCGCATTTTCACGGCCTGGCCCTGATGTACCGACGGAGATTTCTGGAAGCGAAGGAGACGTTTGTCACGAAATATAAGAAAGACATAGTCTCCGCATTCAAAAAATTTCAGGAAAAGGGATTTGTAGAGATTATAGCCTCCTCGGCTACACATGGTTTTTTGCCCATACTGTCTGTCAATCCGTCCGACATGAAAGCGCAGATAAATATAGGCGTCGAAAGTTATAAAAAGACTTTTGGCAGGCCTCCGCGCGGTTTTTGGCTGCCGGAGTGCGGCTACTATCCCGGAGTAGACGAGTTTCTTAAGAAGGCCGGCATACGATATTTCTTTGTAGATTCTCACGGTATTATAAACGGCGACCCATCACCTAAATACAGCGTCTACGCGCCCGTATATTGCCCGTCGGGAGTCGCGGCCTTTGGCAGAGACTGGGAATCTTCCAAACAGGTCTGGAGTTCTAAAGAGGGATACCCGGGAGATCCGGATTACAGGGAGTATTACAGAGATATAGGCCATGAGCTGGATTATGAATATGTAAAACCATACATACATCCGCAGGGAATAAGAGTAAATACGGGTATCAAATATTGGAGGATAACCGGAAATAATGAATATAAAGAAGCATATGTGCCTGACTGGGCGAGAGAAAAGGCCGCTATGCATGCCGGAAATTTTATGTTTAACCGGGAGAAGCAGGTAGAGCATCTTTCGGCCCATATGTCGAGAAAGCCGATTATAGTCGCCCCCTACGATGCGGAACTTTTCGGTCACTGGTGGTTTGAGGGGCCGATGTGGATAGATTTTCTTATGAGGAAGATGGCTTACGACCAGAAGACGGTAAAAATGATCACTCCTTCGGAATACCTTTCTGAATATCCGGTGAATCAGATGTCGTTACCGTCGGCATCTACGTGGGGTTGGAAAGGCTACAGCGAATTCTGGCTGGAAGGAGGCAATGACTGGGTCTACAGGCATCTGCACAGAGCCGGCCAGAGAATGGCGGAACTGGCGAAAAAATTCTACAAACCGGCGAAAAAGATGACAAAATCCGCCAGAGGCGGACCCGCCGGAGGCAGATCCGCCTCCGGCGGGAAAAAATCCGGCAAGGATGTCGTCGAGCGCGCGCTAAACCAGGCGGCGAGAGAAGTTTTATTAGCGCAATCGAGCGACTGGGCTTTTATTATGAAGACCGGAACTATGGTCCCATATGCGCACAAACGCTCCAAGTGCCATATAACCAGGTTTACCCGCTTGTATAATGACCTTATGAGTGGTAAGATAGATACCGATTGGCTCAGCGAATTAGAGTACAGAGACAACATTTTTAGTAATATTGACTGCGCGAAATATTATAAGTAGTAAATATGAAAATAACCGACTTCCCAAATATATGCGGTAATGAAAGCAAGATAGTAAAGGCCGTAAAAGGCGGCCGAAGCCTTTACGCATCAATTTCCAATATTAAACCGGACAAAATCCAATCCGGATTCGGCATTGCGCTTCACATGCACCAGCCGACGATCCCCGCCGGGACGAATGACTTAAAACATGCCCCATTAATAAGCAATCTTCAGCACATGATGGAGCACCCGGACGTAGGAGATAACCACAATGCGTCGGTATTTTTGCAGTGCTACTCAAGAATGTCGGATTTTGTAAGGGAATTTGTAGCCCATCATCACAATCCGCGTATCATGTTGGATTATTCTGGTAATCTTTTATGGGGATTGCAGCAGATGGGCGAGGGCGGAGTGATAGATAATCTAAAGCTTGTGACCTGCGGCAAAAAATATTACCGCTATGTTGAATGGACGGGTACAATGTGGTCGCACGCAACGGTTTCATCGACGCCCGTTCCCGATATAAGACTTCACATAATGGCGTGGCGGTGTCATTTTGCTTCTATCTTTGGCGAGGAGGCGCTTTCGAGAGTTAACGGCTTTTCGCCGCCGGAGATGCACCTTCCGATACATCCCGATGTATGCTTTGAATATGTGAAGGCCTTAAAAGAAGCGGGGTATGAATGGCTGATGGTCCAGGAGCATACGATAGAAAATTTGGACGGTGGCGGAATAAGAAAGCCCAATTTTCCGCACAGGTTGATTGCCAAAAATTCGTTAGGCGAGGTCGAGGAGATAACCATAATAATAAAGACGCAGGGTTCCGATAATAAACTTATAGGCCAGATGCAGCCTTATTACGAAGCTAAGACGAGGAATCGGGAAGATTATGCGGGCCGAAATATCCCGCCTTTTGTCTTTCAGATAGGCGACGGTGAAAACGGCGGCGTCATGATGAACGAATTTCCTCCGATGTATAAGCAGGTTTTTGACGAGGCAGGCACTGAAGGTGTAGTCGCTATGAACGGCTCCGAATATCTGGAGCTCATAAAGGAAAGGGGAGCTAAAGAGGAATTATTTATACCCGTACAGTCGGCTTCGCAGCACAGGATATGGGAACATGTCAAAGATTATCATCCGGGCGCGTGCGATGAGGCTATACAGAAAGTTCATGAAAAAGATTCCAGTTTCAATCTGGATAAAGGTTCGTGGACAAATGACAAGAACTGGGTAAAAGGATACGAAAATATTCTCGATCCCATAAATAAACTTAGCGTTCTATTCCACAGAAAATATGACGGGGCGGCAGTGGACACCAAGGACCCGGCATACGCGCGCGCACTTCTCTATCTTTTACTTTCCGAAACCAGCTGTTTTAGGTACTGGGGTCAGGGAATTTGGACGGATTATGCGAAAGAGATCTGCAGAAGAGGTATTGAGGCATTGAAATAATAAATCAGAAAGGGCAAAACAATGAGCGGGATTTTTGGAGTTGTCTCAAAAACGGATTGCGCGGAAATTTTATTTTACGGAACGGATTACCATTCACACCTAGGGACGGAATACGGAGGCATGGCTGTTTTAGGCAGAGATTTCTCGCGCCATATTCACAATCTAGGCCAGACGCAGTTCAAATCAAAGTTCTATGAAGATTATAAAAGGATGAGAGGCAATAAAGGGATAGGCGTAATAAGCGCCCTTGAAGAACAGCCGATATATCTGAAGTCGAAATTCGGGCCTTTTTGCATAGTGACAAACGGCTATATAGAAAACGCCGAAAAGCTCGCAAGTGAGCTCTTAAAAAAAGGCGCGTCATTCAGCGAAGTAAGCAAGGGTACTGTTAATGCTACAGAGCTCGTCGCAAAGTTGATCACGCAAGGTAACAGCATAGTCGACGGTATAGAAAAGATGTTTGAAGCGATAGAGGGCTCATGTTCGCTTTTATTGCTCAATAAAGACGGCGTTTATGCGGCGAGGGACAGATTTGGATACACGCCGCTTATAATCGGAAAACGCGGCGATGCGTATGCGGTCACATCGGAAACAAGCGCCTTTCCGAACAGCGATTTTGAGATAGTAAAATATCTTGGGCCCGGAGAAGTGGTTTTAATAAATGAGTTCGGTATGGCAGGAAAAAGTCCCGCGAGAAATCAGGAGCAGATATGCGCGTTCCTTTGGATATACACAGGTTTTCCCGCGTCTAATTATGAGGGGATAAATACGGAGGTCGTAAGAGAGCGATGCGGCAGGCTT contains:
- a CDS encoding DUF1957 domain-containing protein, with the protein product MHKGYVSLVLHAHLPFVRHPEEEYFLEENWLYEAITETYIPLIHVFEGLINDGVNFRITMSMTPPLVSMLKDPLLQDRYIRHLDKLIELSEKEIERTGYQSHFHGLALMYRRRFLEAKETFVTKYKKDIVSAFKKFQEKGFVEIIASSATHGFLPILSVNPSDMKAQINIGVESYKKTFGRPPRGFWLPECGYYPGVDEFLKKAGIRYFFVDSHGIINGDPSPKYSVYAPVYCPSGVAAFGRDWESSKQVWSSKEGYPGDPDYREYYRDIGHELDYEYVKPYIHPQGIRVNTGIKYWRITGNNEYKEAYVPDWAREKAAMHAGNFMFNREKQVEHLSAHMSRKPIIVAPYDAELFGHWWFEGPMWIDFLMRKMAYDQKTVKMITPSEYLSEYPVNQMSLPSASTWGWKGYSEFWLEGGNDWVYRHLHRAGQRMAELAKKFYKPAKKMTKSARGGPAGGRSASGGKKSGKDVVERALNQAAREVLLAQSSDWAFIMKTGTMVPYAHKRSKCHITRFTRLYNDLMSGKIDTDWLSELEYRDNIFSNIDCAKYYK
- a CDS encoding DUF4912 domain-containing protein; the encoded protein is PPTYKKYVPKKDFTDTYDLPSYDSTNLTLIARDPRWIHAYWDIASSSRDTLKNRIGDELERSAHTLRMYDVTFVDFNGDNANHWFDLDFDPGVTNNWYVNLWSDRASYCGEIGLRLQNGKFFPFTRSNVVQTPTKRPSERSEEIWMRVDDDSSRAPFVVAEAKSGNKQKPARGPAASGSRRIYLSEEDVKAYYSRLSPSLRDVLRERLTRFGNRYGLTVRKEENFLDEVLRRGLTKGQFLKRIILGSSEELVLMGGASESLGASEMGASERIDAKRKFFFEAGTELIVYGRTEPDASVHLGEKQIPLRSDGTFTLRFALPDGGNIPLDFTARSKDKLEKRRIETEVWRKFTKYE
- a CDS encoding amidophosphoribosyltransferase; translation: MSGIFGVVSKTDCAEILFYGTDYHSHLGTEYGGMAVLGRDFSRHIHNLGQTQFKSKFYEDYKRMRGNKGIGVISALEEQPIYLKSKFGPFCIVTNGYIENAEKLASELLKKGASFSEVSKGTVNATELVAKLITQGNSIVDGIEKMFEAIEGSCSLLLLNKDGVYAARDRFGYTPLIIGKRGDAYAVTSETSAFPNSDFEIVKYLGPGEVVLINEFGMAGKSPARNQEQICAFLWIYTGFPASNYEGINTEVVRERCGRLLAKRDKDIEVDVVSGVPDSGIAHAIGYAMESGKPLRRPLVKYTPGYGRSYTPPSQETRDLVAKMKIIAIREIIENNRIVVCEDSIVRGTQLKNFAVKKLWDSGAKEIHVRPACPPLMFPCRFNLSTRSIKELAARKAIHSLEGRDLEDVSEYVDSNSEKYKKMVEWITKDLEVTTIRYQTVDDMVKAIGLPKEKLCLYCWTGECPGSKLCGKKADKFNKKPLETKMV
- a CDS encoding glycosyl hydrolase family 57; its protein translation is MKITDFPNICGNESKIVKAVKGGRSLYASISNIKPDKIQSGFGIALHMHQPTIPAGTNDLKHAPLISNLQHMMEHPDVGDNHNASVFLQCYSRMSDFVREFVAHHHNPRIMLDYSGNLLWGLQQMGEGGVIDNLKLVTCGKKYYRYVEWTGTMWSHATVSSTPVPDIRLHIMAWRCHFASIFGEEALSRVNGFSPPEMHLPIHPDVCFEYVKALKEAGYEWLMVQEHTIENLDGGGIRKPNFPHRLIAKNSLGEVEEITIIIKTQGSDNKLIGQMQPYYEAKTRNREDYAGRNIPPFVFQIGDGENGGVMMNEFPPMYKQVFDEAGTEGVVAMNGSEYLELIKERGAKEELFIPVQSASQHRIWEHVKDYHPGACDEAIQKVHEKDSSFNLDKGSWTNDKNWVKGYENILDPINKLSVLFHRKYDGAAVDTKDPAYARALLYLLLSETSCFRYWGQGIWTDYAKEICRRGIEALK